A genomic window from Oceanobacillus timonensis includes:
- the hpf gene encoding ribosome hibernation-promoting factor, HPF/YfiA family codes for MKFNIRGENIEVTNAIREYVEKKISKLERYFDTPPTSDVHVNLSVYNDEQRIEVTIPMTNLLLRAEVQHIDLYAAVDLAVDKLERQIRKHKTKINRKFRQNGAPKHAFAELEREAKQAAEEPENQIELVRTKRFNLKPMDSEEAILQMDMLGHSFFVFTNDDSGETNVVYKRRDGKYGLIEPHV; via the coding sequence ATGAAATTTAATATCAGAGGCGAGAATATTGAGGTTACAAACGCTATTCGGGAATATGTTGAGAAGAAAATCAGCAAATTGGAAAGATACTTTGATACCCCTCCGACTAGCGATGTGCATGTGAATTTAAGTGTCTATAATGATGAACAGCGCATTGAGGTTACTATCCCAATGACAAATCTCTTACTGCGTGCAGAAGTACAGCATATTGATTTATACGCTGCTGTAGACTTAGCCGTAGATAAATTAGAAAGACAAATACGCAAACATAAAACAAAAATTAACCGTAAATTTAGACAAAATGGAGCACCTAAGCATGCTTTTGCTGAATTAGAAAGAGAAGCGAAACAGGCAGCTGAAGAACCTGAAAATCAGATTGAACTGGTTCGTACCAAACGGTTTAATCTGAAACCAATGGATTCTGAAGAAGCTATTCTGCAAATGGATATGCTGGGACACAGCTTCTTTGTATTTACCAACGATGATTCCGGCGAAACCAATGTGGTTTATAAACGCCGTGATGGAAAATACGGTTTAATTGAACCGCATGTATAA
- the csrA gene encoding carbon storage regulator CsrA yields the protein MLVLSRKRNEAIQIGEDIEVEVIAIEGDQVKLGIRAPKSVDIYRQEIYVDVKNQNNQAAQIDQNLLDFLKGKEL from the coding sequence ATGCTTGTACTTTCCAGAAAAAGAAATGAAGCGATTCAAATCGGTGAAGACATTGAAGTCGAAGTCATTGCCATTGAAGGAGACCAGGTCAAGCTGGGGATTCGTGCACCTAAATCAGTGGATATCTATCGTCAGGAGATTTATGTAGATGTGAAAAACCAAAACAATCAGGCGGCACAAATCGATCAAAACCTCTTAGACTTTTTGAAAGGAAAGGAACTGTAA
- a CDS encoding flagellar protein FlgN: MQLIHAINDLTATHTDLLMLSKQKTEALTNNNLDAFQGLLVQERNLIRQLEKQEEKRQEMSEAWNEEQSHPAETLTITEILKRLDGEEQKSLEKAAVALTDTITALKRQEQLNKTLLEESMKFVQLSMELVNPTIQSMNYGAASSEKMSGRSLFDSKA; this comes from the coding sequence ATGCAGTTGATTCACGCAATAAATGATTTAACGGCTACGCATACAGATTTGCTGATGTTATCGAAACAAAAAACAGAAGCTTTAACAAATAATAATTTGGATGCATTTCAAGGCCTGCTTGTACAAGAACGGAACCTGATCCGCCAGCTGGAAAAGCAGGAGGAAAAAAGACAAGAGATGTCAGAAGCATGGAATGAAGAGCAGTCTCATCCGGCAGAAACATTAACGATTACAGAGATTCTGAAACGGTTAGATGGAGAAGAACAGAAAAGCTTGGAAAAAGCTGCGGTTGCATTAACGGATACCATTACTGCATTGAAGAGACAAGAACAGTTAAATAAGACCTTATTGGAGGAATCCATGAAGTTTGTGCAGCTTTCGATGGAATTAGTGAATCCAACCATCCAATCGATGAATTATGGGGCGGCTTCTTCCGAAAAGATGTCTGGCCGTTCTTTGTTTGATTCGAAAGCATAG
- the fliD gene encoding flagellar filament capping protein FliD encodes MRIGGLASGIDTDSMVKDLMDAERIPLDKLHQDRTKLEWKRDAFRDVNKLLADFDRNKIFDMKMSDTFNSKIISSTQEDAVIATGSAGADSGTYRIEVGELATSAINVGEPEEGFDPEEPLNLDGPITFRTYGKDASYGEEDGEGRFFKEHRYEMEEGDTLSDVIRRINDDADAPVRMTYDQNSDTAILEATRTGVYNEDGAEVDFSMDDSGLFTALGLNVEDEEGAQNAEFTYNGAYTVESQDNHYELNGVTFQFLNETNGEASLNVTSDIDHTVEKITAFVESYNEIVDEINGSQREEVFRDYPPLTDEQKSDMSEREIELWEEQAKSGMLRGEASLSNGLTSMRSSWYGTVQNEGAFTSLTEVGIETSADYMNGGKLVIDEESLREALAEDAESVQKLFVNNEEGEGRGLINRLEDSVESTISQINQRAGTENNMTLDGYAIGKRMEDINSRIENFERRLESVEARYWKQFSEMERAISNMNQQSSMLMSNFSSGMEQ; translated from the coding sequence ATGCGAATTGGCGGTTTAGCGAGTGGTATTGATACAGACTCAATGGTTAAAGATTTAATGGACGCAGAAAGAATTCCGCTTGATAAATTACACCAAGACCGGACAAAGTTGGAGTGGAAACGCGATGCTTTCCGGGATGTGAATAAATTGTTGGCCGATTTTGATCGAAATAAGATTTTTGATATGAAAATGAGTGATACGTTTAATTCAAAAATAATTTCATCTACACAGGAAGATGCGGTAATTGCCACAGGAAGCGCCGGGGCAGACAGCGGGACATATCGGATTGAAGTAGGGGAATTGGCGACTTCTGCGATTAATGTTGGGGAACCTGAAGAAGGATTTGACCCAGAAGAACCTCTGAATTTGGATGGTCCGATTACATTTAGAACGTATGGAAAAGATGCTTCATATGGAGAAGAAGATGGTGAGGGAAGATTCTTCAAAGAACATCGATATGAAATGGAAGAGGGCGATACCCTTTCGGATGTTATCAGACGGATTAATGACGATGCGGATGCTCCTGTTCGGATGACTTATGATCAAAATTCCGATACAGCGATTTTAGAAGCTACCAGAACGGGTGTTTATAATGAAGACGGGGCGGAAGTTGACTTTAGCATGGACGATAGCGGCTTGTTTACAGCACTAGGTTTAAATGTAGAAGATGAAGAAGGCGCCCAAAATGCTGAATTCACCTATAACGGCGCTTATACAGTTGAATCCCAAGATAACCATTATGAGCTGAATGGTGTTACCTTCCAATTTTTAAATGAAACGAACGGAGAGGCATCTTTAAACGTAACGAGCGATATTGATCATACGGTTGAAAAAATCACAGCATTTGTGGAATCGTATAATGAAATTGTTGATGAAATAAATGGGTCGCAACGTGAAGAAGTTTTTCGTGATTATCCGCCATTAACCGATGAGCAGAAATCGGACATGAGCGAACGAGAAATTGAACTTTGGGAAGAACAGGCAAAAAGCGGAATGCTCCGAGGAGAGGCTTCTTTATCAAATGGCTTAACCAGCATGCGTTCCAGCTGGTATGGAACGGTGCAAAATGAAGGAGCTTTTACTTCGTTAACCGAAGTAGGAATTGAAACGTCCGCTGACTATATGAATGGTGGAAAGCTCGTTATCGATGAAGAAAGTCTTCGAGAGGCATTGGCTGAAGATGCAGAAAGTGTCCAAAAACTCTTCGTAAATAATGAAGAAGGAGAAGGAAGAGGTTTAATTAACCGTCTGGAGGATTCCGTAGAAAGTACCATCAGCCAAATCAATCAGCGTGCTGGTACAGAAAACAACATGACTTTAGATGGTTATGCGATAGGAAAGCGGATGGAGGATATAAATAGCCGTATTGAGAATTTTGAACGCCGCCTGGAGAGTGTAGAAGCACGTTATTGGAAGCAATTCTCGGAGATGGAGCGTGCTATTTCGAATATGAACCAGCAATCCAGTATGCTAATGTCGAATTTCTCTTCCGGAATGGAACAATAA
- the fliS gene encoding flagellar export chaperone FliS, which yields MSSNKAYQAYQNNAVNTASGGELTLMLYNGCIKFIKQAMKDLDNKDFAAKNTNIQKAQKIINELIVTLDMEMEISQQILPLYDYIHNLLKEANIKNDIEKLEEALGYTEEFRDVWKQVILKDRQQKYKQGASI from the coding sequence ATGAGTAGCAATAAAGCATATCAAGCTTACCAAAACAATGCTGTCAACACAGCTTCCGGCGGTGAATTGACTTTAATGCTCTATAACGGTTGTATTAAATTTATAAAACAAGCCATGAAAGACTTGGATAATAAAGATTTTGCTGCCAAAAATACAAATATCCAGAAAGCGCAAAAAATCATTAATGAACTAATAGTAACGCTTGATATGGAGATGGAGATTTCTCAACAAATTCTCCCATTATATGACTATATCCATAACCTGTTAAAAGAAGCAAATATAAAGAATGATATAGAGAAACTGGAAGAAGCGCTCGGTTACACCGAAGAATTCCGTGATGTCTGGAAGCAGGTTATTCTAAAGGACCGTCAGCAAAAATACAAACAAGGTGCTTCCATCTGA
- a CDS encoding flagellar protein FliT codes for MNRIRPIHQITESMQQLLLRDITSHNREEVIGVLQKKIEKRGKLLETIAPPYTEEEEKLGTTVVQMNQHIEQQMEQLFTALKNEMKQVQQQKKSTTSYVNPYKNVQNTDGMFLDKKK; via the coding sequence ATGAACCGAATACGCCCTATCCACCAAATAACAGAAAGCATGCAGCAGCTATTACTGCGGGACATCACCTCTCATAACCGTGAAGAAGTTATCGGTGTATTACAGAAGAAAATAGAGAAGAGAGGGAAACTGCTTGAAACGATAGCTCCTCCTTATACAGAAGAGGAAGAAAAACTGGGAACTACGGTTGTCCAGATGAACCAGCATATCGAACAGCAGATGGAGCAGTTGTTCACTGCATTAAAAAATGAAATGAAACAGGTACAACAGCAAAAAAAATCGACAACAAGTTACGTTAACCCTTATAAAAATGTACAAAATACGGATGGTATGTTTTTAGATAAAAAAAAGTAG
- the flgL gene encoding flagellar hook-associated protein FlgL yields the protein MRVTQSMLSNNLLRNLTNSSTQMNQYMDQLYSGKKISKPSDDPMVAMKGVSYRSELSRIEQFERNTSEANSRLDNTDAAIDQANNAVQRLRELAVKASNGTNSSDEYQSIVEEAKQLEEHLVDIANTNVNGKYIFNGTNSDTPPVSIDENGEVTSDFTDDDVQIEVSSGINVKTNMNGSTVFGEAGELFDTVGKFIDNLEAEENIEDSIGELETSINGVLDSRAEIGARMNRLELVENRLADQKIVTTETLSDNEDVDFAEAITNLMTQESLHRAALSAGSRIIQPSLVDFLR from the coding sequence ATGCGTGTTACTCAAAGTATGCTTTCCAATAATTTATTACGAAATTTGACAAATAGCAGTACACAAATGAATCAATACATGGATCAGTTGTACTCTGGAAAAAAGATATCCAAGCCTTCTGATGATCCGATGGTTGCGATGAAAGGTGTTTCGTACCGTTCTGAGTTATCCAGAATTGAACAATTTGAACGCAATACGTCAGAAGCAAATAGCAGGCTGGATAATACAGATGCAGCCATTGACCAGGCAAACAACGCAGTACAGCGGTTAAGAGAACTGGCTGTCAAGGCGAGTAACGGGACGAATAGCAGTGATGAATACCAGAGTATTGTGGAAGAAGCAAAACAATTAGAAGAGCATCTGGTGGATATTGCGAACACAAACGTGAATGGGAAATATATTTTTAATGGCACTAACTCGGATACGCCGCCAGTTTCCATCGATGAGAATGGAGAAGTGACATCCGATTTTACGGATGATGATGTACAGATTGAGGTTTCAAGCGGCATCAACGTTAAAACGAATATGAATGGGTCAACGGTTTTTGGCGAAGCGGGCGAACTATTTGATACGGTGGGTAAATTCATCGATAACCTGGAAGCGGAAGAAAATATAGAGGACAGTATTGGCGAGTTGGAGACTTCCATTAATGGTGTTCTTGATTCCCGTGCAGAAATCGGTGCTCGTATGAATCGTCTGGAGCTTGTTGAAAATCGTCTCGCCGATCAAAAAATCGTAACGACAGAGACTTTATCCGATAATGAGGACGTTGATTTTGCAGAAGCCATTACGAATTTGATGACGCAGGAAAGTTTACATCGGGCTGCGCTTTCAGCGGGCTCCCGAATCATTCAGCCTTCTTTGGTTGACTTTTTACGTTAA
- the flgM gene encoding flagellar biosynthesis anti-sigma factor FlgM, whose amino-acid sequence MKIHGPNPTNFNPYKQAFNNKQAAESEASKKDSIEISNEAKKLQKQGQPNEARAAYVNEIKQKIENNQYEINYDKVAQKMHDFWTGK is encoded by the coding sequence ATGAAAATACATGGGCCAAATCCAACAAATTTTAATCCATATAAACAGGCTTTTAACAATAAACAAGCGGCGGAATCAGAAGCTTCCAAGAAAGATAGTATTGAAATATCGAATGAAGCAAAGAAATTACAGAAGCAGGGTCAGCCAAATGAAGCACGGGCTGCGTATGTAAATGAAATAAAGCAGAAGATTGAGAATAACCAATATGAAATAAACTATGACAAGGTTGCTCAGAAAATGCATGATTTTTGGACTGGTAAATAG
- the flgK gene encoding flagellar hook-associated protein FlgK has product MSTFRGLEMSRQALSTQQSALYTTGHNISNANTPGYSRQRVNMQAMNAYPTPGMNSPNLPGQVGTGVEAGSVQRLRNQFLDTQFRAENASVGYWSERSEALSRMENLLNEPSDTGIEAATSDFWSSLQEAAANPEQNGARAVVLQSGGALADTFNHLSSSMNDIRSDLQTETENTINQANDMIKGLDEINTQIKKLETHGYNANDLYDKRDNMLDDLSGIVNIEVEYDDSHIPQGKQGDGTATVKVKDEEGNALATLVNGVTGETNEIDDPVYTKIDGMTVFESISVNGMDITSSQGTIQSYVHTSGYAEDGEVKGDFPEMLEKLDNLAYAISKSFNEVHQEGGTEVPFFNELADSKGAAGAMEVILEDPQDIVVSSNGNAGSGDLASELADIFTNPNGELDDVSVNGYLESMIGEIGVDANHANTMLDSTATLQHQVNNQRQSISAVSLDEEMTNMVKFQHAYNAAARGMTAMDELIDTVINRMGLVGR; this is encoded by the coding sequence ATGAGCACGTTCCGAGGATTAGAAATGTCACGTCAAGCATTGAGTACACAACAAAGTGCTCTATATACAACCGGACATAATATCTCCAACGCCAACACACCTGGATATTCCAGACAACGGGTTAATATGCAGGCAATGAATGCATATCCGACACCAGGAATGAATAGTCCGAATCTGCCTGGGCAGGTAGGAACCGGAGTTGAGGCTGGATCAGTACAGCGGCTCCGTAATCAGTTCTTAGATACACAATTCCGGGCGGAGAATGCATCGGTAGGTTACTGGTCTGAACGATCAGAGGCGTTATCAAGAATGGAAAACTTATTAAATGAGCCGAGTGATACAGGTATTGAAGCAGCCACGAGCGATTTTTGGAGTTCGCTGCAGGAAGCAGCTGCCAATCCAGAACAGAATGGTGCCCGAGCCGTTGTACTGCAAAGTGGCGGTGCATTGGCAGACACGTTTAATCACCTGTCTTCTTCCATGAATGATATTCGATCTGATTTACAAACAGAGACAGAGAATACGATTAATCAGGCAAATGATATGATCAAAGGTCTGGATGAGATAAATACGCAGATTAAAAAGCTTGAAACGCACGGATATAATGCGAACGACTTATATGATAAGCGCGATAATATGTTAGACGATTTGTCAGGAATCGTGAATATCGAAGTGGAATACGACGACAGTCATATCCCTCAAGGAAAACAAGGGGATGGTACCGCAACGGTAAAGGTAAAAGATGAAGAAGGCAATGCGTTGGCCACTTTAGTGAACGGTGTAACGGGAGAAACCAATGAAATTGACGACCCGGTTTATACAAAAATAGATGGAATGACCGTATTTGAAAGCATCTCCGTAAATGGTATGGATATTACATCTTCCCAGGGGACGATTCAAAGTTATGTACATACTTCAGGTTATGCTGAAGACGGAGAAGTAAAAGGTGATTTTCCAGAAATGCTGGAGAAGCTGGATAACCTTGCTTATGCGATTAGTAAAAGTTTTAATGAGGTGCATCAGGAGGGTGGTACAGAGGTTCCGTTCTTTAACGAATTAGCAGATTCTAAAGGGGCTGCCGGAGCGATGGAAGTTATTTTGGAAGATCCCCAGGATATTGTTGTATCGTCTAATGGAAATGCAGGAAGCGGGGATTTAGCAAGTGAGCTGGCTGACATTTTCACGAACCCGAATGGTGAACTGGACGATGTGTCTGTGAACGGTTATCTGGAATCAATGATTGGTGAGATTGGTGTGGATGCCAACCATGCCAACACGATGCTGGATAGTACCGCAACATTACAGCATCAAGTGAATAACCAGCGCCAGTCAATCAGTGCTGTATCCTTAGATGAAGAAATGACGAATATGGTTAAATTCCAGCATGCTTATAATGCTGCTGCTCGCGGTATGACAGCGATGGATGAGCTGATAGATACCGTTATCAACCGAATGGGATTAGTAGGAAGGTAG
- the fliW gene encoding flagellar assembly protein FliW: MKITSAYLGEIEIDTSKIITFPSGIPGFSEARQFVLLEFPDNHIFHILQSVDDASLAFIITDPYYFYQDYTFELEPSAIERLHIEDRNDVAIYTIVTVNKPFTDSTINLKAPIVIHVKENLAKQVVLQQDDYSSRASINQPSHEKEGK, encoded by the coding sequence ATGAAAATAACATCTGCCTATCTGGGTGAAATAGAAATTGATACGTCTAAAATAATTACCTTTCCGTCCGGAATCCCTGGATTTTCAGAAGCCAGGCAATTTGTATTGCTGGAATTTCCGGATAATCACATTTTTCATATTTTACAATCGGTAGATGATGCCAGTTTAGCTTTTATCATCACTGACCCCTATTATTTTTATCAAGATTATACGTTTGAGCTGGAGCCTTCTGCTATTGAACGTTTACATATAGAAGACCGCAATGATGTAGCGATTTATACCATCGTCACAGTAAATAAACCTTTTACAGACAGTACCATTAACCTGAAAGCGCCCATTGTGATTCACGTGAAAGAAAATCTGGCGAAACAGGTTGTTCTTCAACAGGACGATTATTCATCCAGAGCTTCCATTAACCAGCCTTCTCATGAAAAGGAGGGGAAATAA
- a CDS encoding DUF6470 family protein, which produces MDFPQISMHSQQAKIQIQSEPAQLHMSQPSGDLTIRQPAADITMRTSPGRLNIDQSQAWEDMNLLSAKQSIAKNAQDGKQAALQGTARRARQGDALMRIENDTNPIKSQAMENGFSHPKQLGLTFIPSPFAVETSYEPGELDIQVQVNEPVIEGNINKPMMQYTPGSVETSLAQHPNLTIEVVNTKI; this is translated from the coding sequence ATGGATTTTCCGCAAATTAGCATGCATTCGCAGCAGGCGAAAATACAAATACAATCTGAACCGGCGCAATTACATATGTCACAGCCTTCCGGCGATTTAACCATCAGACAGCCTGCAGCAGACATCACCATGCGAACCAGCCCCGGGAGATTAAACATTGATCAGAGCCAGGCTTGGGAAGACATGAATTTATTAAGTGCGAAACAAAGTATTGCCAAAAATGCACAGGATGGTAAGCAGGCAGCACTGCAAGGAACTGCACGGAGAGCACGTCAAGGAGATGCGCTCATGCGGATTGAAAATGATACCAATCCCATTAAATCACAAGCGATGGAAAATGGTTTTTCCCATCCAAAACAATTAGGGTTAACATTTATTCCTTCTCCTTTTGCTGTAGAGACATCTTATGAGCCGGGAGAATTGGACATTCAAGTGCAGGTGAATGAACCAGTTATTGAAGGAAACATAAATAAACCGATGATGCAATATACACCAGGAAGCGTCGAAACTTCTCTTGCGCAGCATCCGAATTTAACAATCGAAGTAGTCAATACGAAAATATAA
- the flaG gene encoding flagellar protein FlaG: MVVNKTGVPNTSFIPHSINTVTSSAAFESDTKGKDTAMKEENRAVSRAQVEQVIEKMNDFLKPVRRNIKFEMHEKLEKYYVTVVDADKEEVIREIPPKKMLDMYAEMADFMGLLVNKRI; encoded by the coding sequence ATGGTTGTTAATAAAACTGGAGTTCCAAATACTTCATTTATTCCTCATTCCATTAACACCGTTACATCATCCGCTGCTTTTGAATCTGACACAAAAGGCAAAGACACAGCTATGAAAGAAGAAAACAGAGCAGTGAGCAGAGCACAAGTTGAACAAGTCATAGAGAAGATGAATGATTTTTTAAAGCCGGTCAGAAGAAATATCAAATTTGAAATGCACGAAAAACTGGAAAAGTATTACGTTACAGTTGTCGATGCTGATAAAGAAGAAGTTATACGTGAAATTCCTCCAAAGAAGATGTTGGATATGTATGCAGAAATGGCTGATTTCATGGGACTGTTAGTCAATAAAAGGATATAG